A window of Danaus plexippus chromosome 10, MEX_DaPlex, whole genome shotgun sequence genomic DNA:
CCCTGATAACAAAATAAGCAATCACTGGCATAAGAccattagaatatttaaaattttttgtatattattttagagaaAACTTAAAGCACACCTAATTGGTGTTGGTCTTGAAGACCAGGAGTCGTCCTGGTTATGAATGATCAGAGTGTtatatgatgatgatgaaacaTCCAGCGAACTCCGATTGCTGTTACCTCCACCTACTGAGTCTTTTAGTGAGTTGCGGTTACTGCCCCCTACGTTATCCTGTACATAATTTCAACAATCTTTTAATGTCAAGAGcttaatcatatattaataatatatatttttatgaccttCAATGTGTTTctattgttgttattattattgttagtcTGACTTTGATTTTCCTGTCCTTGTGGTTCAACTCGTGCTGTGTGCCTCACAACATACCTCTCCTCTCTTGACAGATTCTCATTTGATGTGGACACATCTGTCTCACTACCGGATAGACTTTGAGGAAATCCACTTGGgactaaaattataacgtccttattatgtaattactataaaaataatactttgtgATGTGGATTGATTATGCAAAAAGTGTTTGTTGATACACAGTAATTATGAGTAAAAggttaaaaaatctatttagatattaattttttaatacagctTTTTGGAACTTATAATgaacgtaatttttattttaaaaagaaaatttctaattttacTCACCAGGTTGCTTTTGAGTTCTCTGTATGTTATTAGCAAATGAAAGGAAACGTCCATTAGGTCGCATGGACCCCATGTTTGCAATATGACcttaaaatttcaacattCTTTCACAACAAACTCATAGCATTTATATCGCTCACAcactatattatgttaaatcatCTGAAAACACATGTAATACCTGCTGTATATTACCATCACacatattaatagaaatggACAGCAATAAGAAAAACGAAGAGTAAACTATGTCGCGAATACATTCAAGTAACTCGACAATATACTAGAAAGTTGACACTTTAAAATTcacaacatattattttaaacttacaaCATATAGAGACTGTACAATAATGTCGtgcagaaaagaaaaaaattatacatatataaaactattaagttCAACAATAGTTGATAGATAGGGTCAGCCAGCTGTCAAaatctatgtttataaaatttgtctatTATTAAACCATAAGCATTAGTCACGGAATTGTATATGACAACACAGTAACCATTGTACAGTCTTACAAAATTCATTACCTTCATACGTAATTACGTATCATTTGTGgtcaataatttgaaatattttatttttgtaaagtatttCGAAACTTAGCTATTATATTCATTCATCATATCTTTAAATCTGAATTAACATATGATATTTACTTTCacacaaaatcaaaataaaattctgaaCTTAATATCCGATATTcccctatattttttttaaaagaaacaaataactaaatgaaaattctAATTTTCAAGAAGCAATGTGCAATAAACAACATAGTATATAAACGTTTTTGTCGCTTAAGTGTCAATACTTCAGTGATCAGTCCTTAATCCTTATCGCACTAGTCAGAATAGAACTTACAACTCAAATCCATTATTAACATCTACCGGAGTTTAGTAATcacttcttaaattttttattgttaaatatatttttttgtttcaaagaaATACTTTGAATGTTATATAACGTATCttcaattcttataaaaaaattgttatatattaaaagacaaaATCTATTGTTGATAACAATTTCAAACTTATTCGGCGATtttctctaaaataaaaattatggcCGGCCGATTGAGCAGGATTTTTTACGCATCTGCTTATCAGGTGTCGAGATCTATGtcgtatgtaaattattttaacaaagtgTCACCAAAAAGTGTTTCTATTGTAAGTAAGTATAACTTTTTAACGTTATTAAATTCTGTACAAGATATAtccatgtataatatatatctatattttattatacatactttccaaaataaaattattgttttcaacTGCATATTTGTCcatataatagttaatagacaggatataaaataataatttaacttaaagaaTTGAAATCACAATTATTTCtgttcctttttatttttaatgcagtATGTAAATACTTTacgcttttaataatatgcattaaaaataattgtaaagcaGAAATAATTGTGATTTCAATTCTTGTCCTGTctattatctatttatatggACAGATATGCaattgacaataaaaattttattttggaaataatttataataaaacattattcattATCATCTATccaacattatttacaatttactgGAAGTTTAAtggatttgtattttaaacatagtttcatgatttataaattttctatacagGTGGCAAGCTTCAATATTTTGCTGCTCCTAGATTCTTTTCACAACAGACAGAACAGATGATAGTTGATTATGATTACGTCAAAAAGGCAACTTCCGAtgacaacatatatataatagatgtaAGGGAACCTGAGGAAGTTAAGGAACATGGTAAAATACCAAACAGTGTCAATATCCCATGTAAGTTTGTTATAgaacattttacatattaattgcaATACCGTTCtatttcaatacatattttaattgtagtgGGTGCAGTTTCTACTGTGCTGGGTCCAATGTCTGATAAAGAATttgaaaaaacatacaatagaTTAAAGCCTTCAGAAGATgctgaaattattttctattgtatGATAGGAAAAAGATCCGGAATGGCCCAACAGAATGCTTTTAATCTTGGTTATAAAAAGtgagtataaatttaaatttttgtccaATAAAAAGTTGGAAAATGGATATATAAGAGTTAGTTCCATGGAAAAATACTACTTAaccattattatgtaaattttagaCAAAAAGTTAATATGTACATTGTAGACATTTCAGTTCATAAAtttggaattatatttatatataagaacaaATACTTCAAGCATTAAGACTAAcgatttataatctataagcTATATGTTGTTTCAGTGCTAAAAATTATGTTGGCAGTTGGACCGATTGGGCAACAAagatgtaacaaaatttagccaatatttattacacacaGACATACCtagtcaaaaatttatttagttacatAACCATGCATGATAATTTTCAACCAGtgattacagaaaaaaatctcttaaCAAAAATGGTTGTGGAATAAAGAATATGCTTTAATTATGCCATTTTATTTGACTCTCAATATTTACTGCTGTCTGCTCGACCAGTCATTCCAGCTTCCCAAATATGTCTTGgatctgtaaaataaatgatgatattatatttataataactgatATGCTATAAGTAAATGGAAATAGATAAGGGTTGTTGATAAAAGGTTAAATGTCATTATTACTTTGTATATCCAAGTTTGAGTGCTCTATCCAAAGCTTCAGTTGAACGACGCCCAGATTGACAATAGAAAATTAACTCATCCGATGAGGATGGCTTAGGTCTCtggaatttctttttaaattcctcCTCCGACATTGTTGCTAGTGCattttgaacattatttactgtaaacaaaatatattcaatttattgaaaaatggaaataaaagaatttataaatagactttaaatgaattatttattttaaaaaatattaaaacaacatgTTTTAGTAATTGGTAAAGAAGAGTATTTGCAACATTACTAATACCATTCTTACATGGAATGTTAATGCTGGATGGAATCTTGCCAGTAGATTTCACTTCTTCTGGGTTTCTAACATCTATTATCACTTTCTCGGGCTGCTGAATGACTTTAAGCATGTCTTCATAACTGACAACTCTTTTGGGATCAACCATATTAGAAAATGGAGCTTTTGATACCCTATTAATGTAGCGTAGCGTAATCTTCGTAgctttgaaagaaaaatatacataacattgAATGTTCTTGAACACAATGAAATAGAGCAGAATTTTTTTGGTCTGATTTTTAATGGTAAGAAAAAAGTGAACAAAAACATCACAAACTGTACctagcatattttttaaataaaaaaagagtgAGAAAAActtcacatttatttaaaatatcttctcATCAGAACATTGTTCTCTTTTCTCCTGTAATTGTATCCaaattagatattttactTGATGTCAttgatctaaaaaaaaaacttaaaaaatactaactcAAAGGCcacttttgaaaataattaatttaaaattgggtgtcatattttttacattgtatattattaaatgcaaaaacaattttatgtattcaaattagtaaaatatgtttttaatatacttgcGAACTGCGACACAGCAAAACAAATGTTCTGCGCTATAATAACGCTAATtgcaaaaacaataataagaaCTCCCATACTTTTCTAACAATAACTTCAGTTATCACAACTGTTCAAGAGCTAAGCTGATAAGAATGTACCTACTCAGAAACTTTAAATGCAATTGCATGTtgaaactgaaatattttgtttggagAAACCAGATTTGTTATACCTTTAAGTCTACGTGATATTATGACTTATTCCAAAtgaatacaaacaatatagaacgttgtttaatattatatattatataaatacataatccACAGAATGTTATACCGCAACATTTGTCATTGTGATTTGTGAATGTTCTGTCATACGTCAACAAATGTAAAAAGTTAGGTAGGTACCTGCCaaagtaggtaggtaggtgcTTACCAACTTTAACATAAAGAAAAGAACTAGCcccaattttttattattatttgaagccCAGATTtcgaatatataatttttacaaaagtaggaaacactattattaatttcaaaaaattgtaGTTTAAAAGTCAACACGTAAGTCTATCTTGCGAACGATTTAGATTTTAGTTACTTGTAgcctgttttgtttttgttttagataagAGTACTATACTACTTACATAACAATTAACATgacaataaattcaaaacaaattgtagtactgtatataaatttataaattccaaTAATTGATAAGTAATACATAAAGTAGAAAATGTTGAGTTAAGAAAATGATGATGAGGCTGTTACAAGAATAGGTATTCCTAAGTATCGCATAAAATTGCAGGATCTTCATAATATgagttaaaatacttatatattatttttatataacaagtattaaaataaaaaggtgtTGTTATTGTTTCTTGAGGTGACCATACTTTAAACCAAGCAAATATCCATACCGATTACCGACTAGTCGTTGGGATATAGTTATACGGTATACATTTCGGGTGtaagttatttacattttacgcCAAAAGTTGTGTTCGTAAGTCAGTGTTTTTACGTACATCAGTTTCCTTAACAGCTCGATATTATAGAACAGAGAGATTTGGTCttttttttagcaattttTAACTCGTATATTTctgaaaatcttataaataatagtgttaTATTCGGGACAA
This region includes:
- the LOC116766646 gene encoding thiosulfate sulfurtransferase/rhodanese-like domain-containing protein 3 isoform X1 — encoded protein: MLGTVCDVFVHFFLTIKNQTKKILLYFIVFKNIQCYVYFSFKATKITLRYINRVSKAPFSNMVDPKRVVSYEDMLKVIQQPEKVIIDVRNPEEVKSTGKIPSSINIPLNNVQNALATMSEEEFKKKFQRPKPSSSDELIFYCQSGRRSTEALDRALKLGYTKSKTYLGSWNDWSSRQQ
- the LOC116766646 gene encoding thiosulfate sulfurtransferase/rhodanese-like domain-containing protein 3 isoform X2; translation: MGVLIIVFAISVIIAQNICFAVSQFATTKITLRYINRVSKAPFSNMVDPKRVVSYEDMLKVIQQPEKVIIDVRNPEEVKSTGKIPSSINIPLNNVQNALATMSEEEFKKKFQRPKPSSSDELIFYCQSGRRSTEALDRALKLGYTKSKTYLGSWNDWSSRQQ
- the LOC116766646 gene encoding thiosulfate sulfurtransferase/rhodanese-like domain-containing protein 3 isoform X3 → MLATKITLRYINRVSKAPFSNMVDPKRVVSYEDMLKVIQQPEKVIIDVRNPEEVKSTGKIPSSINIPLNNVQNALATMSEEEFKKKFQRPKPSSSDELIFYCQSGRRSTEALDRALKLGYTKSKTYLGSWNDWSSRQQ
- the LOC116766645 gene encoding uncharacterized protein LOC116766645 yields the protein MAGRLSRIFYASAYQVSRSMSYVNYFNKVSPKSVSIVSGKLQYFAAPRFFSQQTEQMIVDYDYVKKATSDDNIYIIDVREPEEVKEHGKIPNSVNIPLGAVSTVLGPMSDKEFEKTYNRLKPSEDAEIIFYCMIGKRSGMAQQNAFNLGYKNAKNYVGSWTDWATKM